The following proteins come from a genomic window of Chaetodon auriga isolate fChaAug3 chromosome 16, fChaAug3.hap1, whole genome shotgun sequence:
- the zc3h7a gene encoding zinc finger CCCH domain-containing protein 7A isoform X1, whose amino-acid sequence MSGPCQDRRSRWQEIQKGLQFIQSTLPFPGSQDQYEVFIKDLVWNLFGEGNDVFKEGEWTKSIEMYTEALSIADYADSEEICVPTGLLEKLYANRAAAYLNIVPGLYDQALEDCEKALQLNEGNHKALYRKAKSLKEMGRHQEAYEAVAKCSLAVPQDSSVTQLTQDLAKILGLKIRKAYVRSKPALNVLRGSSYQDASCDKFSHGSSSVEDIEIEVPQLTQDSGVVAPVPAPIQAPAAAHPPLNDAAVDELPPNNSISSVTPSEPPGFESVPLPVSVPTSVALPVPTFVNGCRTSKPCPMLQPSQDFDADIIGDDLDDLLDQAGPESAMVIPTVKGPLPLPTSIASGSSMSSPFLMPSHINPFLHSSAQQCTVTLPPLYHKSGSSAYFGMDTFDTLPPPLDSLDSLTITDFKTEYAPSPFIPQLNNNETPMGMAVGMPEVKGLPAAVDLAKNPLAETHEFKQACSICYVKTGPGVLDYTLHTEEHKCKKDALLGRIKHSADKTWKLIRPRPTKTQYVGPYYICKEVAVGKECLYPGHCTFAYCQEEIDVWTLERKGFISRELLFDPYGPNSNVRLTVPKILQEHRGIFMFLCGVCFDHKPRIISKTNKDEPSLCSHPVTKHDFEDHKCLVHILKENTVRYSKIRPLSPQCQLDLCRHEVRYGCVREDDCFYAHSLIELKVWMMQHELGITHESIVQEAKKFWSATSSLQGAQQLSSAQRRFGPPNLKMMFVCGQCWRHGQLSEADRNKKYCSAKARHTWAKDRRVVLVSSHERKKWTTVRPLPTKKPIPSQFEICMHVTAGKKCQYIGNCTFAHSVEERDLWTYMKENNIPDMDQLYEQWLLSQKPGWGEETSNNSVRENGKQIHMPTDYAEEVAGNHCWLCGKNCNSEKQWQQHITSEKHKDRVFNSEDDQNCWQYRFPTGTFKVCERFLKGTCTEDDLCKLAHGEQELKEWMERREFLLMKLAKARKDHLIAPNDNDFGKYSFLLKDII is encoded by the exons atgtccgGACCGTGTCAGGACAGAAGGAGTCGCTGGCAGGAGATTCAGAAGGGCCTACAGTTCATCCA ATCAACCCTCCCATTTCCTGGGAGTCAAGACCAGTATGAG GTGTTCATTAAGGATCTCGTGTGGAATCTTTTTGGAGAAGGAAACGACGTGTTTAAAGAAGGAGAATGGACGAAATCCATCGAGATGTACACCGAAGCCTTGAGTATAGCAGATTATGCCGACTCCGAAGAAATCTGCGTTCCAACAGGTCTGCTGGAAAAGCTGTATGCAAATCGAGCTGCTGCGTACTTAAATATTGTTCCG GGACTGTATGACCAAGCATTAGAAGACTGTGAAAAGGCTCTCCAGTTGAACGAGGGGAACCACAAAGCTCTGTACAGAAAAGCGAAATCCTTGAAGGAGATGGGGAGACATCAAGAGGCCTATGAGGCTGTTGCCAAATGCTCTCTAGCAGTGCCTCAG GATTCCAGTGTCACACAGCTGACTCAGGACCTTGCCAAAATTCTGGGATTGAAAATCCGTAAAGCTTATGTAAGGAGTAAG CCTGCCTTGAATGTTTTGCGAGGATCAAGTTATCAAGATGCATCATGTGACAAG ttttcCCACGGCTCGTCTTCAGTTGAAGATATAGAAATTG AAGTGCCTCAGCTGACCCAGGACAGCGGCGTTGTCGCTCCAGTCCCGGCTCCAATCCAAGCCCCGGCGGCAGCTCACCCGCCTCTAAATGACGCGGCGGTGGACGAACTTCCGCCCAACAACAGCATCTCATCTGTGACCCCGTCTGAACCCCCGGGCTTCGAGTCTGTTCCCCTGCCCGTGTCCGTGCCCACGTCGGTCGCTCTTCCTGTTCCCACATTTGTTAACGGGTGCAGAACCAGTAAGCCTTGCCCGATGCTTCAACCCAGTCAAGATTTTGACGCGGACATCATCGGGGACGACCTAGATGATCTACTGGACCAAGCTGGCCCCGAATCAGCCATG GTTATACCCACAGTGAAGgggcctcttcctttgccaaccaGTATTGCCTCGGGCAGCTCCATGTCGAGTCCATTCCTGATGCCTTCTCACATCAACCCATTTCTCCACAGCAGTGCCCAGCAGTGCACCGTAACTCTGCCCCCGCTTTATCACAAGTCAGGGTCTAGTGCGTATTTTGGTATGGACACTTTTGATACCCTCCCCCCTCCGCTCGACTCTCTGGACAGTCTCACCATAACAGACTTTAAAACAG AGTACGCTCCAAGTCCGTTCATTCCACAG ctcaaCAATAATGAAACCCCGATGGGAATGGCTGTGGGTATGCCTGAAGTCAAGGGTCTTCCCGCTGCTGTGGATTTAGCGAAGAACCCCTTAGCTGAAACACATGAATTCAAACAAGCGTGCTCCATTTGCTACGTGAAAACTG GGCCCGGTGTGCTGGATTACACACTCCATACAGAGGAGCATAAATGCAAAAAGGACGCTTTGCTGGGCAGAATCAAACATTCGGCAGACAAAACGTGGAAGCTCATTCGTCCCAGACCGACAAAAACCCAATATGTTGGACCTTATTACATTTGCAAAG AGGTGGCTGTTGGGAAAGAGTGCCTGTACCCTGGCCACTGCACGTTTGCATACTGCCAGGAAGAGATTGATGTCTGGACTCTAGAGCGAAAAGGGTTTATCTCCAGAGAGCTTCTCTTCGATCCTTACGGGCCCAACTCTAACGTCAGGTTGACCGTCCCCAAGATCCTGCAGGAGCATCGTGGGatattcatgtttctgtgtggg GTGTGCTTTGACCACAAGCCCAGAATAATCAGCAAAACCAACAAAGACGAGCCTTCGCTTTGCTCTCACCCAGTGACAAAGCACGACTTTGAGGATCATAA GTGCCTGGTCCACATTTTAAAGGAGAATACAGTCCGTTATTCGAAAATCAGACCCTTGAGTCCTCAGTGCCAGCTGGATCTCTGTCGCCATGAAGTCCGTTACGGCTGCGTGAGGGAGGACGACTGCTTCTACGCACACAGCCTCATCGAGCTGAAGGTCTGGATGATGCAGCACGAGCTCG GTATCACGCATGAAAGTATTGTCCAAGAGGCAAAAAAGTTTTGGAGTGCAACGTCGTCTTTGCAGGGAGCCCAG CAGCTTTCTAGTGCACAGAGGAGGTTCGGGCCTCCGAATCTGAAGATGATGTTTGTCTGTGGCCAGTGCTGGAGGCATGGCCAACTCAGCGAAGCCGACAGAAACAAGAAGTATTGCTCAGCCAAGGCGCGACACAC GTGGGCAAAAGACAGACGGGTGGTGCTTGTAAGTTCCCATGAAAGGAAAAAGTGGACGACGGTCAGACCGCTTCCAACCAAAAAACCTATCCCGTCTCAATTCGAG ATTTGCATGCATGTGACAGCTGGCAAGAAGTGTCAGTACATTGGGAACTGCACGTTTGCTCACAGTGTGGAAGAAAGAGACCTTTGGAcctacatgaaggaaaacaaca TTCCAGATATGGATCAGCTTTATGAGCAGTGGCTGCTGTCTCAGAAGCCCGGCTGGGGCGAAGAGACCTCCAATAACTCTGTGAGGGAGAATGGCAAACAGATCCATATGCCGACAGACTACGCGGAGGAAGTG gctGGCAATCACTGCTGGCTGTGTGGTAAAAACTGCAACAGTGAgaagcagtggcagcagcacatcacttcagaaaaacacaaagacagagtttTCAACTCTGAGGACGATCAGAACTGCTGGCAGTATCGATTTCCCACGGGCACTTTCAAAGTTTGTGAGAG GTTCCTCAAAGGCACGTGCACGGAGGACGACTTGTGTAAGCTGGCGCACGGGGAGCAGGAGCTAAAAGAGTGGATGGAGCGCAGGGAATTCCTTTTGATGAAACTCGCCAAAGCCAGAAAAGACCATCTTATAGCACCAAATGACAATGACTTtggaaaatacagttttctgCTTAAAGACATTATATAA
- the zc3h7a gene encoding zinc finger CCCH domain-containing protein 7A isoform X2 — MSGPCQDRRSRWQEIQKGLQFIQSTLPFPGSQDQYEVFIKDLVWNLFGEGNDVFKEGEWTKSIEMYTEALSIADYADSEEICVPTGLLEKLYANRAAAYLNIVPGLYDQALEDCEKALQLNEGNHKALYRKAKSLKEMGRHQEAYEAVAKCSLAVPQDSSVTQLTQDLAKILGLKIRKAYVRSKPALNVLRGSSYQDASCDKFSHGSSSVEDIEIEVPQLTQDSGVVAPVPAPIQAPAAAHPPLNDAAVDELPPNNSISSVTPSEPPGFESVPLPVSVPTSVALPVPTFVNGCRTSKPCPMLQPSQDFDADIIGDDLDDLLDQAGPESAMVIPTVKGPLPLPTSIASGSSMSSPFLMPSHINPFLHSSAQQCTVTLPPLYHKSGSSAYFGMDTFDTLPPPLDSLDSLTITDFKTEYAPSPFIPQLNNNETPMGMAVGMPEVKGLPAAVDLAKNPLAETHEFKQACSICYVKTGPGVLDYTLHTEEHKCKKDALLGRIKHSADKTWKLIRPRPTKTQYVGPYYICKEVAVGKECLYPGHCTFAYCQEEIDVWTLERKGFISRELLFDPYGPNSNVRLTVPKILQEHRGIFMFLCGVCFDHKPRIISKTNKDEPSLCSHPVTKHDFEDHKCLVHILKENTVRYSKIRPLSPQCQLDLCRHEVRYGCVREDDCFYAHSLIELKVWMMQHELGITHESIVQEAKKFWSATSSLQGAQLSSAQRRFGPPNLKMMFVCGQCWRHGQLSEADRNKKYCSAKARHTWAKDRRVVLVSSHERKKWTTVRPLPTKKPIPSQFEICMHVTAGKKCQYIGNCTFAHSVEERDLWTYMKENNIPDMDQLYEQWLLSQKPGWGEETSNNSVRENGKQIHMPTDYAEEVAGNHCWLCGKNCNSEKQWQQHITSEKHKDRVFNSEDDQNCWQYRFPTGTFKVCERFLKGTCTEDDLCKLAHGEQELKEWMERREFLLMKLAKARKDHLIAPNDNDFGKYSFLLKDII; from the exons atgtccgGACCGTGTCAGGACAGAAGGAGTCGCTGGCAGGAGATTCAGAAGGGCCTACAGTTCATCCA ATCAACCCTCCCATTTCCTGGGAGTCAAGACCAGTATGAG GTGTTCATTAAGGATCTCGTGTGGAATCTTTTTGGAGAAGGAAACGACGTGTTTAAAGAAGGAGAATGGACGAAATCCATCGAGATGTACACCGAAGCCTTGAGTATAGCAGATTATGCCGACTCCGAAGAAATCTGCGTTCCAACAGGTCTGCTGGAAAAGCTGTATGCAAATCGAGCTGCTGCGTACTTAAATATTGTTCCG GGACTGTATGACCAAGCATTAGAAGACTGTGAAAAGGCTCTCCAGTTGAACGAGGGGAACCACAAAGCTCTGTACAGAAAAGCGAAATCCTTGAAGGAGATGGGGAGACATCAAGAGGCCTATGAGGCTGTTGCCAAATGCTCTCTAGCAGTGCCTCAG GATTCCAGTGTCACACAGCTGACTCAGGACCTTGCCAAAATTCTGGGATTGAAAATCCGTAAAGCTTATGTAAGGAGTAAG CCTGCCTTGAATGTTTTGCGAGGATCAAGTTATCAAGATGCATCATGTGACAAG ttttcCCACGGCTCGTCTTCAGTTGAAGATATAGAAATTG AAGTGCCTCAGCTGACCCAGGACAGCGGCGTTGTCGCTCCAGTCCCGGCTCCAATCCAAGCCCCGGCGGCAGCTCACCCGCCTCTAAATGACGCGGCGGTGGACGAACTTCCGCCCAACAACAGCATCTCATCTGTGACCCCGTCTGAACCCCCGGGCTTCGAGTCTGTTCCCCTGCCCGTGTCCGTGCCCACGTCGGTCGCTCTTCCTGTTCCCACATTTGTTAACGGGTGCAGAACCAGTAAGCCTTGCCCGATGCTTCAACCCAGTCAAGATTTTGACGCGGACATCATCGGGGACGACCTAGATGATCTACTGGACCAAGCTGGCCCCGAATCAGCCATG GTTATACCCACAGTGAAGgggcctcttcctttgccaaccaGTATTGCCTCGGGCAGCTCCATGTCGAGTCCATTCCTGATGCCTTCTCACATCAACCCATTTCTCCACAGCAGTGCCCAGCAGTGCACCGTAACTCTGCCCCCGCTTTATCACAAGTCAGGGTCTAGTGCGTATTTTGGTATGGACACTTTTGATACCCTCCCCCCTCCGCTCGACTCTCTGGACAGTCTCACCATAACAGACTTTAAAACAG AGTACGCTCCAAGTCCGTTCATTCCACAG ctcaaCAATAATGAAACCCCGATGGGAATGGCTGTGGGTATGCCTGAAGTCAAGGGTCTTCCCGCTGCTGTGGATTTAGCGAAGAACCCCTTAGCTGAAACACATGAATTCAAACAAGCGTGCTCCATTTGCTACGTGAAAACTG GGCCCGGTGTGCTGGATTACACACTCCATACAGAGGAGCATAAATGCAAAAAGGACGCTTTGCTGGGCAGAATCAAACATTCGGCAGACAAAACGTGGAAGCTCATTCGTCCCAGACCGACAAAAACCCAATATGTTGGACCTTATTACATTTGCAAAG AGGTGGCTGTTGGGAAAGAGTGCCTGTACCCTGGCCACTGCACGTTTGCATACTGCCAGGAAGAGATTGATGTCTGGACTCTAGAGCGAAAAGGGTTTATCTCCAGAGAGCTTCTCTTCGATCCTTACGGGCCCAACTCTAACGTCAGGTTGACCGTCCCCAAGATCCTGCAGGAGCATCGTGGGatattcatgtttctgtgtggg GTGTGCTTTGACCACAAGCCCAGAATAATCAGCAAAACCAACAAAGACGAGCCTTCGCTTTGCTCTCACCCAGTGACAAAGCACGACTTTGAGGATCATAA GTGCCTGGTCCACATTTTAAAGGAGAATACAGTCCGTTATTCGAAAATCAGACCCTTGAGTCCTCAGTGCCAGCTGGATCTCTGTCGCCATGAAGTCCGTTACGGCTGCGTGAGGGAGGACGACTGCTTCTACGCACACAGCCTCATCGAGCTGAAGGTCTGGATGATGCAGCACGAGCTCG GTATCACGCATGAAAGTATTGTCCAAGAGGCAAAAAAGTTTTGGAGTGCAACGTCGTCTTTGCAGGGAGCCCAG CTTTCTAGTGCACAGAGGAGGTTCGGGCCTCCGAATCTGAAGATGATGTTTGTCTGTGGCCAGTGCTGGAGGCATGGCCAACTCAGCGAAGCCGACAGAAACAAGAAGTATTGCTCAGCCAAGGCGCGACACAC GTGGGCAAAAGACAGACGGGTGGTGCTTGTAAGTTCCCATGAAAGGAAAAAGTGGACGACGGTCAGACCGCTTCCAACCAAAAAACCTATCCCGTCTCAATTCGAG ATTTGCATGCATGTGACAGCTGGCAAGAAGTGTCAGTACATTGGGAACTGCACGTTTGCTCACAGTGTGGAAGAAAGAGACCTTTGGAcctacatgaaggaaaacaaca TTCCAGATATGGATCAGCTTTATGAGCAGTGGCTGCTGTCTCAGAAGCCCGGCTGGGGCGAAGAGACCTCCAATAACTCTGTGAGGGAGAATGGCAAACAGATCCATATGCCGACAGACTACGCGGAGGAAGTG gctGGCAATCACTGCTGGCTGTGTGGTAAAAACTGCAACAGTGAgaagcagtggcagcagcacatcacttcagaaaaacacaaagacagagtttTCAACTCTGAGGACGATCAGAACTGCTGGCAGTATCGATTTCCCACGGGCACTTTCAAAGTTTGTGAGAG GTTCCTCAAAGGCACGTGCACGGAGGACGACTTGTGTAAGCTGGCGCACGGGGAGCAGGAGCTAAAAGAGTGGATGGAGCGCAGGGAATTCCTTTTGATGAAACTCGCCAAAGCCAGAAAAGACCATCTTATAGCACCAAATGACAATGACTTtggaaaatacagttttctgCTTAAAGACATTATATAA
- the ubfd1 gene encoding ubiquitin domain-containing protein UBFD1 isoform X1 — protein MATQDGSEEVIMETEAKPKEAEPLGENAEKEDAETHTDAGNATTQDSSISNGDDADDKQEMVDLKIIWNKNKYDLKIPVDHTGAKLKESIHSLTGLPPAMQKVMYKGLLPEDKTLREIKVTNGAKIMVVGSTINDVLAVNTPKEVIQQEVKAEENKKEPLCRQKQHRKVLDKGKPDDIMPAIKGTKERLPTVPLSGMFNKSGGKVRLTFKLEQDQLWIGTKERTEKVPMGSIKNVVSEPIEGHEDYHMMAFQLGPTEASQYWVYWVPAQFVDAIKDTVLGKWQYF, from the exons ATGGCGACCCAGGATG GAAGTGAAGAAGTCATAATGGAAACTGAGGCGAAGCCAAAAGAAGCTGAACCACTAggtgaaaatgctgaaaaagagGACGCAGAAACTCACACAGATGCAGGAAACGCCACAACTCAGGACTCTAGTATTAGCAATGGGGACGACGCAGATGACAAGCAGGAGATGGTGGACTTGAAGATTATCTGGAACAAGAATAAATATGATCTGAAAATTCCTGTTGATCACACCGGAGCCAAACTAAAAGAGAGCATCCATTCTCTCACAG GTCTTCCACCGGCAATGCAGAAAGTGATGTACAAAGGCTTGCTTCCAGAGGACAAGACGCTACGTGAAATTAAGGTTACAAATGGTGCAAAAATTATGGTGGTAGGATCTACAATCAATGATGTATTAGCTGTGAATACACCCAAAGAGGTCATTCAGCAGGAAGttaaagcagaagaaaacaagaaggaGCCTTTATGCAGGCAAAAG CAACACAGGAAAGTCTTGGACAAAGGTAAACCAGATGACATAATGCCGGCTATTAAAGGAACAAAG GAACGATTACCAACAGTGCCTTTATCCGGAATGTTTAACAAGTCCGGAGGAAAAGTTAGACTCACATTCAAACTGGAGCAAGATCAGTTGTGGATCGGAACAAAGG agagaACGGAGAAAGTCCCAATGGGCTCCATTAAAAACGTAGTGTCTGAACCCATCGAAGGCCACGAGGACTATCATATGATG GCTTTTCAGTTGGGTCCAACAGAAGCTTCTCAGTATTGGGTCTACTGGGTGCCTGCACAGTTTGTCGATGCAATCAAAGACACAGTCCTTGGAAAATGGCAGTATTTCTAA
- the rmi2 gene encoding recQ-mediated genome instability protein 2 yields MNQAEKTAGEKKRPPPVKVLSAQLRAAGKRTTADSGDAYVIRPGGGRSLLVSLVWMQGTVLDVQLDRNTVLLMDETGTFAVQGVNNIPKGKPCLSQGKYVMVMGVIQAVSPEPVIRAVKMADLSELAALHRRMWRLEVEDLQQVLA; encoded by the exons atGAACCAAGCGGAGAAAACAGCCGGAGAGAAGAAACGTCCGCCGCCCGTCAAAGTGCTGTCCGCCCAACTGAGGGCGGCGGGGAAGCGGACGACGGCCGACAGCGGGGACGCGTATGTCATCAGGCCGGGCGGGGGTCGCTCTCTGCTGGTCTCACTGGTGTGGATGCAGGGAACTGTGCTGGACGTCCAGCTGGACAGAAACACCGTCCTGCTGATGGATGAGACGGGGACCTTTGCTGTTCAAGGCGTCAACAACATCCCCAAAGGGAAGCCATGTTTGTCCCAAG GCAAATATGTCATGGTGATGGGTGTCATCCAGGCCGTCTCCCCGGAGCCAGTCATCCGTGCAGTGAAGATGGCAGACCTCTCCGAGCTCGCCGCGCTTCACAGACGGATGTggaggctggaggtggaggaccTGCAGCAGGTGCTGGCCTGA
- the ubfd1 gene encoding ubiquitin domain-containing protein UBFD1 isoform X2, with amino-acid sequence METEAKPKEAEPLGENAEKEDAETHTDAGNATTQDSSISNGDDADDKQEMVDLKIIWNKNKYDLKIPVDHTGAKLKESIHSLTGLPPAMQKVMYKGLLPEDKTLREIKVTNGAKIMVVGSTINDVLAVNTPKEVIQQEVKAEENKKEPLCRQKQHRKVLDKGKPDDIMPAIKGTKERLPTVPLSGMFNKSGGKVRLTFKLEQDQLWIGTKERTEKVPMGSIKNVVSEPIEGHEDYHMMAFQLGPTEASQYWVYWVPAQFVDAIKDTVLGKWQYF; translated from the exons ATGGAAACTGAGGCGAAGCCAAAAGAAGCTGAACCACTAggtgaaaatgctgaaaaagagGACGCAGAAACTCACACAGATGCAGGAAACGCCACAACTCAGGACTCTAGTATTAGCAATGGGGACGACGCAGATGACAAGCAGGAGATGGTGGACTTGAAGATTATCTGGAACAAGAATAAATATGATCTGAAAATTCCTGTTGATCACACCGGAGCCAAACTAAAAGAGAGCATCCATTCTCTCACAG GTCTTCCACCGGCAATGCAGAAAGTGATGTACAAAGGCTTGCTTCCAGAGGACAAGACGCTACGTGAAATTAAGGTTACAAATGGTGCAAAAATTATGGTGGTAGGATCTACAATCAATGATGTATTAGCTGTGAATACACCCAAAGAGGTCATTCAGCAGGAAGttaaagcagaagaaaacaagaaggaGCCTTTATGCAGGCAAAAG CAACACAGGAAAGTCTTGGACAAAGGTAAACCAGATGACATAATGCCGGCTATTAAAGGAACAAAG GAACGATTACCAACAGTGCCTTTATCCGGAATGTTTAACAAGTCCGGAGGAAAAGTTAGACTCACATTCAAACTGGAGCAAGATCAGTTGTGGATCGGAACAAAGG agagaACGGAGAAAGTCCCAATGGGCTCCATTAAAAACGTAGTGTCTGAACCCATCGAAGGCCACGAGGACTATCATATGATG GCTTTTCAGTTGGGTCCAACAGAAGCTTCTCAGTATTGGGTCTACTGGGTGCCTGCACAGTTTGTCGATGCAATCAAAGACACAGTCCTTGGAAAATGGCAGTATTTCTAA